The proteins below are encoded in one region of Sporosarcina sp. FSL K6-1508:
- a CDS encoding metal-sensitive transcriptional regulator, whose protein sequence is MQETNKTTVQPNKQQLLNRLKRIEGQVRGVHQMVDNDRYCVDILHQISAIQSAMNKVSLALLEDHTHHCVANAIKGQDGENAIKELMDVMKTMTK, encoded by the coding sequence ATGCAGGAGACCAATAAAACAACCGTTCAACCAAATAAACAGCAGCTTCTCAATCGATTAAAGCGAATCGAAGGGCAGGTGAGAGGTGTCCATCAGATGGTCGATAATGACCGCTATTGTGTGGATATTTTACATCAAATCAGTGCCATCCAATCAGCGATGAATAAGGTGTCTTTGGCCTTGCTTGAAGATCACACGCACCACTGTGTAGCGAATGCGATTAAAGGGCAAGACGGTGAAAACGCGATTAAGGAATTGATGGATGTCATGAAAACGATGACGAAATAA
- a CDS encoding ZIP family metal transporter, whose product MIEFFAALSPVTQALIATLFTWGMTAIGAALVFTTKTVNQKLMDGMLGFAGGVMIAASFWSLLSPAIEMAESSSLPSWFPAAVGFLLGGFFLWGADKIIPHVHPTSPMKDAEGIKPENKRRSTLLVLAITLHNIPEGLAIGVAFGAVAAGFPSATLPAAIALAIGIGIQNFPEGTAVSMPLRRDGMSRRKSFLYGQFSGMVEPISAVVGVLAVTFMTPLLPFALSFAAGAMIFVVVEEVIPGSQENGNKDLASICLMLGFTVMMILDVAFG is encoded by the coding sequence ATGATTGAATTTTTTGCGGCGTTAAGTCCGGTAACCCAGGCATTGATAGCAACCTTATTCACATGGGGAATGACCGCAATTGGGGCTGCCTTAGTATTTACAACTAAGACGGTAAACCAAAAGTTAATGGACGGAATGTTAGGCTTTGCAGGAGGTGTTATGATTGCAGCGAGTTTTTGGTCGTTGCTTTCGCCTGCCATTGAAATGGCAGAAAGTAGTTCTTTGCCTTCGTGGTTTCCAGCAGCCGTTGGATTTTTATTGGGTGGTTTTTTTTTATGGGGGGCTGATAAGATTATTCCACACGTACATCCTACTTCCCCAATGAAAGACGCAGAGGGGATAAAACCTGAAAATAAGCGACGCAGCACACTGCTTGTTCTAGCCATTACACTTCATAATATACCTGAAGGTCTTGCGATTGGCGTTGCCTTTGGTGCTGTAGCCGCGGGTTTTCCGTCTGCTACTTTACCAGCAGCGATTGCTTTAGCGATTGGTATAGGGATTCAGAACTTCCCCGAGGGTACAGCTGTATCAATGCCTTTACGAAGAGATGGGATGTCTCGTCGAAAAAGCTTCTTATATGGTCAGTTCTCGGGAATGGTTGAGCCGATTTCTGCCGTGGTAGGCGTTCTTGCAGTAACGTTCATGACACCACTTCTCCCATTTGCTTTAAGCTTTGCGGCAGGGGCGATGATATTTGTAGTGGTAGAAGAGGTTATTCCAGGCTCACAAGAAAACGGAAATAAAGATCTAGCTTCAATTTGTTTGATGTTAGGATTTACAGTAATGATGATACTCGATGTGGCATTCGGATAA
- a CDS encoding rhodanese-like domain-containing protein yields MNRKNRLLILSGLIVAIVIAVVASLNGTSKGVSENITEPHIVDTETLTKMINSKEDMVIVDLREPELFSQSRVPSSINIPFEEIPSRYTELPNDKKIVFVCHTGRMGMESGNLLLENGFKQVYNLEGGIAKWTGELEK; encoded by the coding sequence ATGAATAGAAAAAACAGGCTTTTGATATTATCTGGATTGATTGTAGCCATTGTTATTGCGGTAGTGGCCTCCTTAAATGGAACATCAAAAGGAGTTTCAGAAAATATTACTGAACCACATATAGTTGATACGGAGACGCTTACGAAAATGATCAACAGTAAAGAAGATATGGTTATTGTCGATTTAAGGGAACCGGAATTATTTTCGCAAAGTAGAGTACCCAGCTCAATAAACATCCCATTTGAGGAGATTCCGTCGAGATATACTGAACTGCCTAATGATAAGAAAATTGTCTTTGTTTGTCATACAGGGCGTATGGGAATGGAAAGCGGGAATCTCTTGTTAGAGAACGGTTTCAAGCAAGTTTATAATCTCGAGGGCGGTATTGCTAAATGGACAGGAGAGTTGGAAAAATAA
- the copZ gene encoding copper chaperone CopZ produces the protein MKDIVKVQGMSCNHCVNSIETSVGNLSGVSSVKVDLGSGEVSLEYDNQVTTLEQIKETIEEQGYDIV, from the coding sequence ATGAAAGATATAGTAAAAGTACAAGGGATGTCATGCAATCATTGCGTCAATTCAATCGAAACAAGCGTGGGCAATCTTTCAGGTGTTTCTTCCGTAAAGGTGGATCTTGGTAGTGGTGAAGTTTCATTAGAGTATGACAATCAGGTAACAACATTGGAGCAGATCAAGGAGACGATTGAAGAGCAAGGGTATGACATCGTCTGA